In Halopseudomonas nanhaiensis, a single window of DNA contains:
- the pilV gene encoding type IV pilus modification protein PilV: MKRLQHGVSLIEVLVAVIVFSVGLLGLAALQLNAIRFNEGASVRGHAVFLAGEMADRIRARPETADLADYALAFCTDQCQPELTDHAEWLNHLRAQLPSGNGAVTVEGQKVTVTIRWSEERLKGSEAQAISVVTRI; the protein is encoded by the coding sequence ATGAAACGCTTACAGCATGGAGTGTCGCTAATCGAAGTGTTGGTAGCTGTCATTGTTTTTTCCGTCGGCCTCCTCGGGCTGGCTGCGCTTCAATTGAATGCCATCCGCTTCAATGAAGGAGCGTCTGTTCGCGGGCACGCCGTTTTCCTTGCTGGAGAAATGGCAGATCGAATTCGTGCTCGCCCTGAGACGGCGGATCTTGCTGACTACGCATTGGCGTTTTGCACCGATCAGTGCCAGCCGGAGTTGACCGACCACGCCGAATGGCTGAATCACCTTAGAGCCCAGCTTCCGTCCGGTAACGGCGCGGTAACCGTGGAGGGGCAGAAAGTCACGGTCACCATTCGCTGGAGCGAAGAGCGCCTGAAAGGCAGCGAAGCGCAGGCCATTTCGGTTGTGACGAGGATTTGA
- a CDS encoding GspH/FimT family pseudopilin: MQRVKGFTLVELVVAVAVLAILVSIAIPAMNSWLTSSNAQSQINIYRDMLTYARSEAINRGEPVRVKRIATGQWVVGTGDPANCAAATALRCFPAPRSNVTLTSGIPSAGLVFTSQGQVRGQAAGVEVTLTVTFADYCPGNRTISINGIGRVRSTPGSCS; this comes from the coding sequence ATGCAACGTGTGAAGGGCTTCACATTGGTAGAGCTGGTCGTCGCAGTCGCGGTGCTGGCGATTTTGGTGTCTATCGCTATCCCTGCCATGAACAGCTGGCTGACCTCAAGCAATGCGCAATCCCAAATCAACATTTACAGAGACATGTTGACGTATGCCCGATCGGAGGCAATCAATCGCGGTGAGCCCGTTCGAGTTAAGCGTATCGCAACAGGTCAATGGGTTGTTGGGACGGGTGATCCTGCCAATTGCGCAGCTGCGACTGCTCTGCGTTGTTTCCCTGCCCCTCGCTCCAATGTCACGTTGACCAGCGGCATCCCTAGCGCTGGTCTGGTGTTTACCTCTCAGGGGCAGGTGCGTGGCCAAGCGGCAGGCGTTGAAGTGACCTTGACTGTTACATTCGCCGATTATTGTCCCGGCAACCGAACAATCAGCATTAACGGCATCGGTAGGGTCCGATCGACTCCGGGGAGTTGCTCATGA
- the argJ gene encoding bifunctional glutamate N-acetyltransferase/amino-acid acetyltransferase ArgJ: MPVGLGPLPMLHPVPGFRLGIASAGIKRAGRKDVVIMEAAEGSTIAGVFTTNAFCAAPVTLCKKHLQHAPRYLLINTGNANAGTGKPGMQAAVRTCEELARLVNIEAEQVLPFSTGVIGEILPADKIIPVLPQALDNLSEGNWAEAATGIMTTDTLPKGASRQVSIEGQTVTVTGISKGAGMIRPNMATMLGYIATDARVAQPVLQQLVREAADLSFNRITIDGDTSTNDSCMLIATGQANIEEIGDAASPAYAQLAETVKSVMLELAQAIVRDGEGATKFVTIKVNGGGNCDECLDVAYAVAHSPLIKTALFASDPNWGRILAAVGYAGVPDLDVEKIDVYLDDVCIARQGGRAASYTEEQGARVMAQEEITIRIELGRGDFRETLWTTDLSHEYVRINAEYRT; this comes from the coding sequence ATGCCCGTCGGTCTCGGCCCATTGCCCATGCTGCACCCGGTTCCTGGTTTTCGTCTCGGTATCGCCTCGGCCGGCATCAAGCGAGCCGGCCGCAAGGACGTGGTGATCATGGAAGCAGCCGAAGGCTCGACCATTGCCGGGGTATTCACAACCAATGCGTTTTGTGCCGCGCCTGTCACGCTGTGCAAAAAGCATCTCCAGCATGCTCCGCGGTATCTGTTGATCAACACCGGTAACGCCAATGCCGGCACCGGTAAGCCCGGTATGCAGGCGGCCGTCCGCACCTGTGAAGAGCTCGCGCGGCTGGTCAATATCGAAGCCGAGCAGGTGCTGCCTTTCAGCACCGGCGTGATCGGTGAAATCCTCCCAGCAGACAAGATCATCCCGGTGTTGCCGCAGGCTCTGGATAACCTGAGTGAAGGTAACTGGGCTGAGGCTGCCACCGGGATCATGACTACCGATACGCTGCCCAAGGGCGCGAGTCGGCAGGTATCGATCGAAGGCCAGACGGTCACAGTCACTGGCATCTCCAAGGGCGCGGGCATGATCCGGCCGAACATGGCCACCATGCTCGGCTACATCGCTACCGATGCCAGGGTCGCACAGCCTGTCTTGCAACAGCTGGTGCGGGAGGCGGCTGACCTGTCGTTCAACCGGATCACCATCGATGGCGATACCTCGACCAACGATTCCTGCATGCTCATTGCCACCGGCCAAGCGAACATCGAAGAGATCGGTGACGCGGCGAGCCCGGCCTACGCGCAGCTCGCCGAGACAGTGAAGTCGGTCATGCTCGAGCTGGCGCAGGCTATTGTCCGGGACGGCGAGGGCGCCACCAAATTCGTGACCATCAAGGTCAATGGCGGCGGCAACTGTGATGAGTGCCTCGACGTAGCCTATGCTGTCGCGCATTCGCCGCTGATCAAGACCGCGCTGTTCGCTTCCGACCCGAACTGGGGGCGCATTCTGGCTGCGGTGGGTTATGCCGGTGTGCCGGACCTTGATGTAGAAAAGATCGATGTCTATCTGGATGACGTCTGCATAGCCCGGCAGGGTGGGCGCGCCGCCAGCTACACCGAAGAGCAGGGCGCCCGGGTGATGGCTCAGGAAGAGATCACTATCCGCATCGAGCTCGGCCGCGGCGACTTCCGGGAAACCCTTTGGACGACGGATCTTTCCCACGAATACGTGCGGATCAATGCCGAATACCGGACCTGA
- a CDS encoding GspH/FimT family pseudopilin, producing MLKSRGFTLLELMVALVVLGIAVSIAVPSFGGLIDRQRIDSSLDVLLRGLRSARQEAVERNRPVTVAPPAGGWSVGWRVFIDDNANGTFDDGERLLREELQPSPISIHATSSVANYVRFNPQGESELINGGFQAGTFRFCPKDQTREGRLLVMNRVGRLRTASDVIDTSYCGGTS from the coding sequence GTGCTCAAATCTCGCGGATTCACGTTGCTGGAACTGATGGTTGCGCTGGTGGTGCTGGGCATCGCGGTGAGCATCGCGGTACCGTCGTTTGGCGGGCTGATCGACCGGCAGCGTATCGATTCGAGCCTCGATGTGCTGCTGCGCGGTCTGCGCAGTGCGCGTCAGGAGGCGGTCGAACGCAACCGGCCAGTGACCGTGGCGCCACCGGCAGGCGGCTGGTCGGTGGGATGGCGGGTGTTCATCGATGACAACGCCAACGGCACCTTTGATGACGGCGAGCGATTGCTCAGGGAAGAGCTGCAGCCCAGCCCGATCAGCATCCATGCAACCAGCTCCGTTGCCAACTACGTCAGGTTCAACCCTCAGGGCGAGTCGGAGCTGATCAACGGCGGGTTTCAGGCGGGGACGTTTCGCTTCTGCCCGAAGGATCAGACACGGGAAGGGCGACTACTGGTAATGAACCGGGTCGGCCGACTGCGCACAGCGAGCGACGTGATTGACACTTCGTACTGTGGCGGGACCAGCTAG
- a CDS encoding PilW family protein, producing the protein MLKRSQLGMTLIELMVALLISLVVTGVVIQIFISNRITFQLQDSLAKVQESGRLSVQYLAREIREAGSGLEFAIGAVPTACVVDKDVCDGALVSALSGKVATAADPAILGSDIITIGRGDGCDAQLEGVYKPNTANFKASKYCDSMTQGSILMLVDFENAVIFSVNNNPTSNNITVNHAGPENVVSNKLGGVVFNEGARVVGFSNMSYFVRDTGVADSTGTNIRALSMRNNLAANPAASVVDLVDGIEDMRVYYGIPVGTELDYRRANELASDDWAEVRAVKIDLLVVSDSEAPGADEQAVTFDGSLVAADNRFRQVYSTVAAVRNRID; encoded by the coding sequence ATGTTGAAACGCAGCCAGCTTGGCATGACGTTGATTGAATTGATGGTGGCTCTGCTGATAAGCCTTGTTGTGACCGGGGTGGTTATCCAGATATTTATCAGCAACCGTATCACCTTTCAGCTCCAGGACAGTCTGGCGAAAGTTCAGGAGTCCGGCCGTCTCTCGGTGCAATATCTCGCTCGGGAGATACGGGAGGCGGGCTCAGGGCTGGAGTTTGCGATTGGCGCGGTGCCCACAGCATGTGTGGTTGATAAAGACGTCTGCGACGGTGCTCTCGTCAGTGCGCTCTCAGGCAAAGTGGCTACCGCTGCGGACCCAGCAATACTTGGTTCAGATATCATCACTATAGGGCGTGGTGACGGGTGCGACGCGCAGTTGGAAGGTGTGTATAAGCCCAATACCGCCAACTTCAAGGCAAGTAAATATTGCGACAGTATGACGCAAGGCTCGATTCTCATGCTTGTTGATTTCGAGAACGCGGTGATCTTTTCCGTTAACAATAATCCGACTTCGAACAATATTACCGTCAATCACGCCGGCCCGGAGAACGTTGTCAGCAACAAGCTAGGGGGGGTCGTATTCAACGAAGGGGCCCGCGTAGTCGGCTTCTCAAACATGTCCTACTTTGTGCGTGATACTGGGGTAGCCGATAGCACTGGTACAAATATTCGGGCTTTATCTATGCGCAATAACCTAGCAGCTAATCCCGCAGCTTCGGTCGTAGACTTGGTAGATGGAATTGAGGATATGAGAGTGTATTACGGTATCCCCGTCGGGACCGAACTCGACTACCGACGAGCAAACGAGCTAGCTTCTGATGACTGGGCCGAGGTGCGTGCGGTGAAGATTGATCTGCTCGTTGTGTCCGATTCCGAGGCGCCTGGGGCGGACGAACAGGCGGTAACTTTCGACGGTAGCCTAGTGGCGGCAGACAACCGCTTCAGACAGGTCTACAGCACAGTAGCAGCAGTGCGTAACAGGATCGACTGA
- a CDS encoding PilX N-terminal domain-containing pilus assembly protein, which produces MKSSLIGIRQAGSVLVVCLVVLLALTFIGVAGMNNSVMQERIVGGARDQAVAFQAAEAALRVGEERADAIITDIASYATLKPADAVSCDMTNADWVAPAELKKVPPTPTCTVVSYYADVSASKQAQGDVLDPPEICIESGEAAGTGGYSACQQESPRGLLFEVEAEGYGSRGAKASLRSTYLVIKDIE; this is translated from the coding sequence ATGAAATCATCCCTGATCGGAATTCGTCAAGCGGGCTCTGTGCTCGTCGTTTGTCTGGTGGTGCTGTTGGCACTAACGTTTATCGGCGTTGCAGGTATGAACAACAGCGTCATGCAAGAGCGAATAGTTGGCGGTGCCCGCGACCAAGCAGTGGCTTTTCAAGCTGCTGAAGCGGCATTACGCGTGGGCGAAGAACGAGCGGACGCGATTATTACGGACATCGCTTCATACGCCACGCTCAAACCCGCAGACGCCGTCAGCTGCGATATGACTAATGCGGACTGGGTTGCACCCGCTGAGTTGAAAAAAGTCCCACCTACGCCTACCTGCACAGTGGTCAGTTACTATGCGGATGTTTCTGCGTCCAAGCAGGCTCAAGGCGACGTCCTCGACCCTCCTGAGATCTGTATCGAAAGCGGCGAAGCTGCTGGGACGGGTGGCTATAGCGCATGCCAGCAAGAATCTCCGCGCGGCCTGTTATTTGAGGTTGAGGCAGAGGGTTACGGCAGCAGAGGGGCGAAAGCTTCGCTCCGAAGTACCTACCTCGTCATAAAGGACATCGAATAA
- the secA gene encoding preprotein translocase subunit SecA translates to MFAPLLKKLFGSKNERELKRMGKMVTAINALEESLNALSDEQLKAKTGEYKDRLAKGETLDNILPEAFALVREASKRVMGMRHFDVQLIGGMVLHDGKIAEMKTGEGKTLVSTLPAYLNALSGKGVHIVTVNDYLARRDANLMRPLHEFLGLSVGVVVPFQDPTEKRAAYRCDITYGTNNEFGFDYLRDNMAFRLEDKFQRELNFAIVDEVDSILIDEARTPLIISGPAEDSSKLYMQINLLIPKLTRGYPAEEGQDEIDGHYTIDEKTRQVELNESGHQYVEELLTQAGLLPEGDSLYAAQNLNLLHHVHSALRAHTLFHRNVEYIVQNNQVLLVDEHTGRTMPGRRLSEGLHQAIEAKEGLQIQAESQTLASTTFQNYFRLYNKLSGMTGTADTEAFEFRQIYGLDVVVIPTNKPMIRKDYNDLVYLTIQEKFAAIAADIRDCMEKGRPVLVGTASIESSEVVSQLLKNEGIEHKVLNAKYHEKEAEIIAQAGRPGAVTIATNMAGRGTDIILGGSWEAEVNSLVDPTSEQVAQIKAEWQERHQQVLNAGGLHICACERHESRRIDNQLRGRSGRQGDPGSSRFYLSLEDNLMRIFASDRVKNFMKALGMEKGEAIEHRMVTNAIEKAQRKVEGRNFDIRKQLLEYDDVANEQRKVIYGQRNSILAAEDVSETIQAIRSDVVTAAVSQYVPPQSLPEQWDVAGLEQHIANEFALHLPLQQWLDEDDTLHEDGLRQRILDEVNKAYAEKEELTGSEALRTFEKQMLLRVLDDLWKEHLATMDHLRQGIHLRGYAQKNPKQEYKREAFNLFEEMLESIKHDTIRILSHVQVRREDPAEEEARMRRQAEELAQRMQFKHEQASALDEPQGEAEGEEPLAGAAAQVTPITREGPKVGRNDPCPCGSGKKYKHCHGQIV, encoded by the coding sequence ATGTTTGCGCCTTTATTGAAGAAACTGTTTGGAAGCAAGAACGAGCGTGAGTTGAAGCGCATGGGCAAGATGGTTACGGCCATCAATGCCCTCGAAGAATCACTGAACGCCCTGAGCGATGAGCAGTTGAAGGCCAAGACCGGTGAGTACAAGGACCGGCTGGCCAAAGGCGAGACCCTCGACAACATTCTTCCCGAAGCCTTCGCCCTGGTGCGCGAGGCGAGCAAGCGCGTCATGGGCATGCGCCACTTCGATGTCCAGCTGATAGGTGGCATGGTTCTGCACGACGGCAAGATTGCCGAGATGAAGACCGGTGAGGGCAAGACACTGGTCTCGACGCTACCGGCCTACCTCAACGCGTTGTCCGGCAAGGGTGTGCACATCGTCACGGTGAACGATTACCTGGCGCGTCGTGACGCCAACCTGATGCGCCCGCTGCATGAGTTCCTTGGTCTGAGCGTGGGCGTCGTCGTCCCGTTCCAGGACCCGACCGAAAAGCGCGCGGCCTATCGCTGCGACATTACCTACGGCACGAACAACGAGTTCGGCTTCGACTACCTGCGCGACAACATGGCGTTCCGGCTCGAGGACAAGTTCCAGCGCGAGCTCAACTTTGCCATCGTCGATGAAGTCGACTCGATCCTTATCGACGAAGCCCGTACGCCGCTGATCATTTCCGGCCCGGCCGAAGACAGCTCCAAGCTGTACATGCAGATCAACCTGCTGATACCCAAGCTCACCCGTGGCTATCCGGCAGAAGAAGGCCAGGACGAGATCGATGGGCATTACACCATCGACGAGAAGACGCGTCAGGTCGAACTGAACGAATCCGGCCACCAGTATGTGGAAGAGCTGCTGACCCAGGCCGGGCTGCTGCCGGAGGGCGACAGCCTGTACGCGGCGCAGAACCTCAACCTGCTGCATCACGTGCATTCCGCGCTGCGTGCGCATACGCTGTTTCACCGTAACGTCGAATACATCGTGCAGAACAATCAGGTTCTGCTGGTTGACGAGCATACCGGGCGCACCATGCCTGGCCGCCGCCTGTCAGAGGGCTTGCACCAGGCCATCGAGGCGAAGGAAGGGCTGCAGATTCAGGCCGAGAGCCAGACGCTCGCATCGACAACCTTCCAGAACTACTTCCGTCTGTACAACAAGCTTTCCGGCATGACCGGTACAGCGGATACCGAAGCCTTCGAATTCCGTCAGATCTACGGCCTCGACGTGGTAGTGATCCCGACCAACAAGCCGATGATCCGCAAGGATTACAACGATCTGGTCTATCTCACCATTCAGGAGAAATTCGCGGCGATTGCCGCTGATATTCGCGACTGCATGGAAAAGGGTCGTCCGGTCCTGGTGGGTACGGCCTCCATCGAATCCTCGGAGGTGGTCTCGCAGCTGCTCAAGAATGAAGGCATCGAGCACAAGGTGCTCAATGCCAAGTATCACGAGAAGGAAGCCGAGATCATCGCCCAGGCGGGTCGCCCGGGTGCGGTGACCATTGCCACCAACATGGCCGGTCGTGGTACCGATATCATCCTGGGCGGTAGCTGGGAGGCCGAGGTAAACAGCCTGGTCGATCCGACGTCCGAGCAGGTCGCGCAGATCAAGGCAGAGTGGCAGGAGCGCCATCAACAGGTCCTCAATGCCGGCGGCCTGCACATCTGTGCATGCGAGCGCCACGAGAGCCGCCGGATCGACAACCAGCTGCGCGGTCGTTCCGGTCGCCAGGGCGACCCGGGCTCCAGCCGCTTCTACCTGTCGCTGGAAGATAACCTCATGCGTATCTTCGCCTCCGACCGGGTGAAGAACTTCATGAAGGCATTGGGTATGGAGAAGGGTGAGGCCATTGAGCACCGCATGGTGACCAACGCCATCGAAAAGGCCCAGCGCAAGGTCGAGGGACGCAACTTCGACATCCGCAAGCAGCTGCTTGAATATGATGACGTTGCCAACGAGCAGCGCAAGGTCATCTACGGTCAGCGCAATTCCATCCTGGCTGCCGAAGACGTTTCAGAGACCATCCAGGCCATCCGCTCCGATGTGGTTACCGCCGCAGTCAGCCAGTATGTTCCGCCGCAGAGCCTGCCGGAGCAGTGGGACGTTGCCGGTCTGGAGCAGCACATTGCCAACGAATTCGCCCTGCATCTGCCGCTGCAGCAGTGGCTCGACGAGGACGATACGCTGCACGAAGACGGGCTGCGCCAGCGTATCCTGGATGAAGTGAACAAGGCTTACGCCGAGAAGGAGGAGCTGACCGGTTCCGAGGCGCTGCGTACCTTCGAGAAGCAGATGCTGCTGCGCGTGCTGGACGATCTATGGAAGGAGCATCTGGCAACCATGGACCACCTGCGTCAGGGCATTCACCTGCGTGGCTATGCACAGAAGAACCCCAAGCAGGAATACAAGCGCGAGGCGTTCAATCTGTTCGAGGAGATGCTCGAGTCGATCAAGCACGACACGATTCGCATCCTCAGCCATGTGCAGGTGCGTCGCGAGGACCCGGCCGAAGAAGAGGCGCGCATGCGTCGGCAGGCCGAGGAGCTGGCGCAGCGCATGCAGTTCAAGCACGAGCAGGCCAGCGCCCTTGACGAGCCGCAAGGCGAAGCTGAAGGCGAAGAGCCCCTGGCAGGCGCCGCCGCACAGGTCACACCGATCACCCGCGAAGGGCCAAAGGTCGGCCGGAACGATCCATGCCCCTGCGGGTCCGGCAAGAAATACAAGCACTGCCACGGGCAGATCGTCTAA